A genomic stretch from Budorcas taxicolor isolate Tak-1 chromosome 15, Takin1.1, whole genome shotgun sequence includes:
- the YPEL4 gene encoding protein yippee-like 4, with translation MPSCDPGPAPACLPAKTFRSYLPRCHRTYSCVHCRAHLAKHDELISKSFQGSHGRAYLFNSVVNVGCGPAEQRLLLTGLHSVADIFCESCKTTLGWKYEQAFETSQKYKEGKYIIEMSHMVKDNGWD, from the exons ATGCCCAGCTGCGACCCTGGCCCGGCCCCCGCCTGCCTCCCAGCTAAGACCTTCCGCAGCTACCTGCCTCGCTGCCACCGAACCTACAGCTGCGTCCACTGCCGCGCACATCTGGCCAAACACGACGAGCTCATCTCCAAG TCCTTCCAGGGGAGCCATGGCCGAGCCTACCTGTTTAACTCCGT GGTCAACGTGGGGTGCGGGCCAGCTGAACAGCGCCTCCTGCTCACGGGGCTGCACTCGGTAGCTGATATTTTCTGCGAGAGCTGCAAAACCACCCTGGGCTGGAAATAT GAGCAGGCTTTTGAGACGAGCCAGAAGTACAAGGAGGGGAAGTACATCATTGAGATGTCGCACATGGTGAAGGACAACGGCTGGGACTGA